Proteins co-encoded in one Rhodococcus sp. PAMC28707 genomic window:
- the uvrA gene encoding excinuclease ABC subunit UvrA: MTGTSWDEYVRVRGATEHNLAAVDVDIPRNAFVAFTGVSGSGKSSLAFSTLYAEAQRRYFESVAPYARRLLQQVGAPHVASITGLPPAVALQQRRGAPSSRSSVGTITTLSNLLRMLYSRAGTYPDGASRLEAESFSPNTVAGACPRCGGLGVFHDVTTELLVPDPSLSIREGAIAAWPGAWQGANLRSIVSGLGIDIDAPWRTLHAKDRTWLLYTDEQPKVFIEPQADRVDHSYEGKFWSARRHVMHVLSDSTSERMRERALRFTESVRCPQCSGSGLRTDALAVTVAGYSIAEINALSLTEVAAVLRPIAEQSEMAAATPTASSGEATEVAVRITADLLARIEVLLGLGLGYLALGRSSTTLSPGEAQRLRIATQLRSGLFGVVYVLDEPSAGLHPADAEPLLDVLDRLKESGNSLFVVEHDMDVVRRADWVVDIGPAAGEGGGRVLYSGPVAGLEQIEESVTGRHLFGRAESLHRVARPPHGWLTLTGVTRHNLHGLSVQFPLTVLTAVTGVSGSGKSTLVTQVLFEVARHRLDTAADEDVDAQIEIDVADVDGFEEFNRLVRVDQRPIGRTPRSTLATYVGMFDIVRKLFADTDEAKARGWAPGRFSFNVPEGRCPTCQGDGFVEVELLFLPGTYGPCPTCHGARYAPETLEVTWRDKTIADVLAMSVNEAAGFFADITGVSRSLETLLDIGLGYLRLGQPATELSGGEAQRIKIANELQRTRRGNALYLLDEPTAGLHPADVALLMRQLHRLVDTGNTVVMVEHDLDAIASADWVIDLGPGGGDKGGTVVATGTPTEVAASADSITGPYLARRLQS, translated from the coding sequence ATGACGGGCACATCGTGGGACGAGTATGTGCGCGTTCGCGGCGCCACCGAGCACAATCTGGCAGCAGTAGATGTCGATATCCCTCGCAACGCGTTCGTCGCATTCACGGGCGTGTCGGGATCAGGCAAGTCTTCGCTGGCGTTCAGCACCTTGTATGCCGAAGCTCAACGACGCTACTTCGAGTCGGTGGCCCCGTACGCCCGTCGGCTCCTGCAACAAGTAGGCGCACCGCACGTTGCTTCCATCACCGGACTCCCTCCAGCCGTGGCGCTGCAGCAACGCCGGGGCGCGCCCAGTTCACGCTCCAGTGTCGGCACCATCACAACCTTGTCCAACCTGCTGCGGATGCTCTATTCCCGCGCCGGTACCTACCCGGACGGGGCGTCACGTCTCGAGGCGGAATCGTTCTCCCCCAACACCGTCGCCGGTGCGTGCCCGCGTTGCGGCGGGCTCGGCGTCTTCCACGACGTGACAACTGAATTACTGGTTCCCGACCCGTCGCTGAGCATCCGAGAGGGAGCGATCGCGGCCTGGCCCGGCGCCTGGCAGGGTGCGAACTTACGTAGCATCGTCAGCGGCCTGGGTATCGATATCGATGCGCCGTGGCGAACGCTCCACGCGAAGGACCGCACGTGGCTCCTCTACACCGACGAGCAACCGAAGGTGTTCATCGAACCCCAGGCCGACCGCGTCGACCACAGTTACGAAGGCAAGTTCTGGAGCGCTCGCCGCCACGTCATGCATGTCCTGTCGGACTCCACGAGCGAGCGGATGCGCGAACGCGCGCTGCGATTCACCGAGAGTGTCCGCTGCCCACAGTGCTCGGGCAGCGGGCTGCGGACCGACGCATTGGCGGTCACCGTCGCCGGATACTCGATAGCCGAGATCAACGCACTCTCCCTGACCGAGGTTGCCGCAGTGTTGCGGCCCATCGCCGAACAGTCCGAGATGGCAGCCGCAACCCCGACGGCTTCCTCCGGTGAGGCCACGGAAGTGGCGGTACGCATCACTGCCGACCTGCTCGCCAGGATCGAGGTGCTGCTCGGACTGGGTCTGGGGTACCTGGCGTTGGGGCGCAGCTCGACGACGCTGTCCCCCGGCGAGGCTCAGCGCCTGCGGATCGCCACCCAGCTCCGTTCCGGGCTTTTCGGTGTGGTGTACGTCCTGGACGAACCCTCTGCCGGCCTGCATCCGGCCGATGCCGAACCGCTGCTCGACGTCCTGGATCGGCTGAAGGAATCCGGCAACTCTCTGTTCGTCGTCGAGCACGATATGGACGTGGTCCGACGGGCCGACTGGGTGGTCGATATCGGACCCGCTGCAGGCGAAGGCGGTGGCCGGGTGCTGTACAGCGGCCCGGTGGCCGGGCTCGAGCAGATCGAGGAGTCGGTTACCGGGCGCCACCTGTTCGGACGCGCGGAGTCCCTGCATCGTGTGGCGCGACCGCCCCACGGCTGGCTTACTCTGACCGGCGTAACCCGTCATAACCTGCACGGGTTGTCCGTGCAATTCCCCTTGACGGTGCTGACCGCGGTGACGGGTGTGTCGGGCTCTGGGAAGTCGACACTCGTCACCCAAGTCTTGTTCGAGGTGGCGCGTCATCGACTCGATACTGCGGCAGATGAGGACGTCGACGCGCAGATCGAGATCGACGTGGCCGACGTCGACGGATTCGAGGAGTTCAACCGGTTGGTCCGGGTGGATCAGCGCCCCATCGGCCGCACACCCCGCTCGACACTGGCCACCTACGTCGGAATGTTCGACATCGTGCGCAAACTGTTCGCCGACACCGACGAGGCCAAGGCCCGCGGCTGGGCGCCCGGCCGGTTCTCCTTCAACGTCCCCGAAGGACGCTGCCCGACGTGTCAGGGTGACGGTTTCGTCGAGGTGGAGCTCCTCTTCCTTCCCGGCACCTACGGCCCCTGCCCCACCTGCCACGGCGCCCGCTACGCCCCCGAAACTCTCGAAGTCACCTGGCGCGACAAAACCATCGCCGACGTGCTGGCGATGTCGGTGAACGAAGCGGCCGGGTTCTTCGCCGACATCACCGGCGTTTCCCGCAGCCTCGAGACGCTACTCGATATCGGGCTCGGCTACCTGCGGCTCGGCCAGCCTGCGACCGAGCTCAGCGGCGGCGAAGCACAGCGCATCAAGATCGCCAACGAATTGCAGCGCACCCGACGCGGCAACGCCCTGTACCTACTGGATGAACCCACCGCCGGGCTGCATCCCGCTGACGTCGCCCTGCTCATGCGTCAGCTCCACCGCCTGGTCGACACGGGCAATACCGTCGTGATGGTGGAACACGATCTGGACGCCATAGCCTCCGCAGACTGGGTCATCGATCTCGGACCCGGCGGTGGCGACAAGGGCGGCACCGTGGTCGCCACGGGGACACCCACCGAGGTGGCCGCGTCGGCGGACAGCATCACGGGACCTTACTTGGCTCGGCGACTGCAATCCTGA
- a CDS encoding acyl-CoA dehydrogenase family protein, with translation MTALADSTSRELATELDDVRQLARGFFEKEVVPHREEFAAAGRPSREVYSEAGRLGLLGMSIPETYGGGGGDFRHEAVLFEEQVRAGDSSMQLGVHTGIVPHYILAYASEENRAQWLPKLCSGDWIGAIAMTEPGTGSDLQGIATRAVRDGDDYVVTGAKTFISNGAHCDLLIIAAKTDPTAGARGLSLLVAEVSDDTPGFHRGRILNKIGTKGQDTTELSFDGLRIPAANLLGDAEGKGFAQLMQQLPQERLICGIAAAAMIEAAVQQTVEYTKSRNAFGKTLFDLQNTKFELAECATIGRVVRTFVDDAVTKHVAAELDVTTAAMVKYWTTDRQFEVVDRCLQLFGGYGYMEEYPIARMFVDGRIARIYAGANEVMKDLISRSL, from the coding sequence ATGACTGCACTCGCAGACAGCACCAGCCGTGAACTCGCCACCGAACTCGATGACGTGCGACAACTCGCTCGAGGATTTTTCGAGAAAGAGGTCGTACCGCACCGAGAGGAATTTGCTGCCGCCGGCCGCCCGAGCCGCGAGGTGTACAGCGAGGCGGGACGGCTGGGCTTGCTCGGCATGTCGATACCGGAGACCTACGGCGGCGGAGGCGGCGACTTCCGTCACGAGGCGGTTCTGTTCGAGGAACAGGTTCGCGCCGGCGACTCATCTATGCAACTGGGAGTTCACACCGGCATTGTCCCGCACTACATCCTCGCCTATGCATCCGAAGAGAATCGGGCGCAGTGGTTGCCGAAGCTCTGCTCCGGTGACTGGATCGGCGCGATCGCGATGACCGAACCGGGAACCGGTTCCGACCTCCAAGGAATCGCTACCCGTGCAGTGCGCGACGGCGACGACTACGTGGTAACCGGTGCCAAAACATTCATCTCCAATGGAGCTCACTGCGATCTGCTCATCATCGCTGCGAAAACAGATCCGACAGCCGGCGCACGAGGATTGTCTTTGCTCGTTGCCGAGGTATCCGACGACACCCCCGGCTTCCACCGCGGACGAATTCTGAACAAGATCGGGACGAAAGGCCAGGACACCACCGAACTGTCGTTCGACGGCCTGCGAATTCCTGCGGCAAATCTATTGGGGGACGCGGAGGGCAAAGGGTTCGCCCAGCTCATGCAGCAACTCCCCCAAGAGCGACTGATCTGCGGAATAGCCGCGGCCGCGATGATCGAGGCCGCAGTACAGCAGACAGTGGAGTACACCAAGTCACGCAATGCGTTCGGTAAAACCCTGTTCGACCTTCAGAACACCAAATTCGAGCTCGCGGAATGCGCCACCATCGGGCGGGTCGTGCGTACCTTCGTCGATGACGCCGTCACCAAACACGTTGCCGCAGAGCTCGACGTCACCACTGCTGCCATGGTCAAGTACTGGACCACGGATCGGCAGTTCGAGGTGGTCGACAGGTGCCTGCAACTCTTCGGAGGCTACGGCTACATGGAGGAGTACCCCATCGCGCGCATGTTCGTCGACGGCCGCATCGCCCGAATCTACGCCGGTGCCAACGAGGTCATGAAAGACCTCATTTCCCGTTCGCTCTGA
- a CDS encoding acetyl-CoA C-acetyltransferase, which yields MEAFLYDAVRSPRGRGKSSGSMHTIKPVDLAANTLSALLSRHSQLDPALIDDIVLGVVTPIGDQGCDIARTVAMVAGLPDSVAGVQLNRFCGSGLEAVNTAAQRVRSGWDQLIVAGGVESMSRVPLGADGGAWPCDPLTSYGSYFVPQGVSADLIATIEGFDRDEVDAYSVRSQQRAAHAWSMGHFEKSVIPVFDSNGQLMLDHDELMRPETTTASLGALKPAFAKIGELAGFDAVAMQKYTEVERIDHVHHAGNSSGIVDGAAMVLVGSEEAGRAGGLTPRGRVVAGAVAGSDPTLMLTGPVPATHKALAAAGLTLDDIAVFEVNEAFASVVLNYAKKLDIDHDRINVNGGAIAMGHPLGATGAMLTGIALDELERRSERYALVTLCIGAGMGVATIIERL from the coding sequence ATGGAGGCGTTCCTGTACGACGCAGTCCGAAGTCCGCGTGGCCGCGGCAAAAGTTCCGGTTCGATGCATACCATAAAACCGGTCGACTTAGCCGCGAACACATTGTCTGCCTTGCTCTCTCGTCATTCTCAGCTCGATCCAGCGCTGATCGACGACATCGTTCTCGGTGTCGTCACCCCGATCGGCGATCAGGGCTGCGACATCGCCCGGACCGTCGCCATGGTCGCCGGCCTCCCTGACAGCGTCGCGGGAGTCCAGTTGAACCGATTCTGCGGATCCGGACTCGAAGCTGTGAACACCGCTGCACAACGTGTCCGGTCCGGATGGGACCAACTCATCGTCGCCGGCGGAGTCGAATCGATGTCCCGTGTGCCGTTGGGTGCCGATGGCGGCGCATGGCCATGCGACCCCCTGACCAGCTACGGAAGCTATTTCGTACCCCAGGGAGTCAGCGCCGACCTCATCGCGACGATCGAGGGGTTCGATCGCGATGAGGTCGACGCCTACTCGGTCCGAAGCCAGCAGCGGGCGGCACACGCCTGGTCAATGGGCCACTTCGAGAAATCAGTGATCCCGGTGTTCGACTCGAATGGTCAGCTGATGCTCGATCACGACGAACTCATGCGGCCCGAGACCACGACGGCCAGCCTGGGTGCGTTGAAGCCGGCATTCGCGAAGATCGGTGAACTTGCGGGCTTCGACGCGGTCGCTATGCAGAAGTACACCGAAGTCGAGCGCATCGACCACGTACATCACGCCGGTAACTCCTCGGGCATTGTCGACGGTGCCGCAATGGTCCTCGTCGGTTCCGAAGAGGCAGGCCGCGCAGGAGGATTGACTCCTCGCGGTCGAGTGGTTGCCGGTGCAGTTGCTGGGTCCGATCCGACACTCATGCTCACCGGGCCGGTCCCAGCGACCCATAAGGCACTGGCGGCCGCCGGCCTCACCCTCGATGACATTGCGGTGTTCGAGGTGAACGAAGCGTTCGCTTCAGTGGTACTCAATTACGCGAAAAAGCTCGATATCGATCACGACCGCATCAACGTCAACGGCGGAGCGATCGCCATGGGACATCCGTTGGGGGCGACCGGTGCAATGCTCACCGGCATAGCACTCGACGAACTCGAACGCCGCAGTGAAAGGTACGCGCTGGTGACATTGTGCATCGGCGCCGGAATGGGCGTCGCCACCATCATCGAACGACTTTAG
- a CDS encoding 3-hydroxyacyl-CoA dehydrogenase NAD-binding domain-containing protein produces MSTPVAVRTPTINGEVGSDRVLVLTIDDPTQSTNTMNDAFGQSLASTIDWLETHRDDFDGVIMTSGKDSFFSGGDLELLRDAGPSDHAAIAAALDFTKDKFRRLEQLGKPVVAALNGTALGGGYEIALACHYRIALNKRNSRFGLPEVTLGLLPGAGGVTRTVRMFGIVPALTQVIGQGQRYRPAQALELGLVDEVADTEDAMMAAARAWIVANPDASQPWDRKGFKIPGGTAASSGMAAQLPAVAATVRKQVKGAPMPAPISVVAAAVEGSVLDFDSASRVETRHCTSLACGPVSGNLIQSMFFDLGSINKGVSRPTAEPHRVPEKVLVIGAGMMGAAIAYVVASAKVPVVLRDVSLESAERGKDYARSILGKSVAKGRTTQQAADVVLSLITASADAADAEGCDLVVEAVFEDPAVKQDAFEAVDKYLTVDALLCSNTSTLPITSLSEGVARTADFIGTHFFSPVDKMPLVEIVVGEHTSDSALARAFDFVRLIGKTPIVVGDSHGFFTTRVIGRFMDEAISLIAEGVHPATVEQAALQAGYPSGALALMDEISLTLSRHIREGMADAARVDGRDWIGSKSYALVDRMVDEFERPGRKSGRGFYDYAEDGSKAGLWPGLVEHYLRADHGIPFEDMMDRMLIAQSLDSIACLDEGVLRTVADANIGSIMGIGYPAWTGGVLQFVNQFDGGLAGFVDRADELRARYGDRFIVPSSLRARTERYL; encoded by the coding sequence ATGAGCACACCTGTTGCTGTGCGGACACCCACGATCAACGGCGAGGTCGGCAGCGACCGAGTGCTCGTACTGACGATCGACGATCCGACACAGTCCACCAACACCATGAACGACGCATTCGGTCAATCGCTGGCGTCGACGATCGACTGGCTCGAGACACACCGTGACGACTTCGACGGCGTCATCATGACCTCGGGAAAAGACTCTTTCTTCTCCGGTGGCGATCTCGAGTTGCTACGTGACGCCGGTCCGAGCGATCACGCGGCGATAGCGGCAGCGCTCGATTTCACCAAGGACAAGTTCCGGCGTCTCGAGCAGCTGGGCAAGCCGGTCGTGGCCGCGCTCAACGGCACAGCACTCGGCGGAGGCTACGAAATCGCACTCGCCTGTCATTATCGAATCGCACTGAACAAGCGGAACTCTCGTTTCGGACTTCCCGAAGTGACCCTCGGACTTCTCCCCGGCGCCGGAGGCGTCACCAGGACCGTTCGAATGTTCGGCATCGTCCCAGCGCTGACTCAGGTGATCGGGCAAGGGCAACGGTATCGGCCCGCTCAGGCACTCGAACTCGGATTGGTCGACGAGGTCGCCGACACCGAGGATGCGATGATGGCCGCGGCTCGGGCTTGGATCGTCGCCAATCCTGACGCTTCACAGCCATGGGACCGGAAAGGTTTCAAGATACCTGGAGGAACGGCGGCATCGTCCGGCATGGCGGCTCAGTTGCCGGCTGTCGCCGCTACCGTTCGTAAGCAAGTCAAGGGCGCACCGATGCCGGCACCCATTTCAGTGGTCGCCGCCGCTGTGGAGGGGTCGGTACTGGATTTCGACTCGGCTTCGCGCGTGGAGACCAGGCACTGCACATCCCTCGCGTGCGGACCCGTCTCAGGAAATCTGATTCAGTCGATGTTCTTCGATCTCGGTTCGATCAACAAGGGTGTTTCGCGTCCCACCGCTGAGCCGCACCGCGTGCCGGAAAAGGTCTTGGTGATCGGCGCAGGCATGATGGGTGCAGCCATCGCATACGTCGTCGCCTCGGCAAAGGTGCCCGTCGTACTGCGCGATGTGTCCCTCGAATCGGCTGAGCGCGGAAAAGACTACGCTCGTTCGATTCTCGGCAAGTCTGTTGCCAAAGGCCGAACGACGCAGCAGGCCGCAGACGTTGTCCTTTCACTCATCACCGCGAGTGCGGATGCAGCAGATGCCGAGGGCTGCGATCTGGTCGTGGAAGCCGTGTTCGAGGATCCGGCCGTCAAGCAGGATGCGTTCGAGGCAGTCGACAAATACCTCACCGTCGATGCCCTGTTGTGCTCCAACACGTCAACTCTGCCGATCACTTCGCTATCCGAGGGTGTTGCGCGGACGGCGGATTTCATCGGCACGCACTTCTTCTCTCCGGTGGACAAGATGCCTCTGGTGGAGATCGTGGTGGGCGAGCACACCAGCGACTCTGCGCTGGCGCGCGCGTTCGACTTCGTTCGGCTGATCGGCAAGACCCCGATTGTCGTCGGAGACAGTCACGGATTCTTTACTACTCGAGTCATCGGCCGCTTCATGGACGAGGCGATCTCCCTGATCGCCGAGGGCGTGCATCCGGCAACCGTCGAGCAGGCTGCCCTCCAGGCCGGCTACCCGTCCGGGGCCCTAGCCCTCATGGACGAGATCTCCTTGACACTCTCCCGCCACATCCGCGAGGGAATGGCCGACGCTGCTCGCGTAGACGGTCGGGACTGGATCGGCTCGAAGTCCTACGCGCTGGTCGACCGCATGGTCGATGAGTTCGAGCGTCCCGGGCGCAAGTCGGGACGCGGTTTTTACGACTATGCAGAAGACGGTTCCAAAGCAGGGCTGTGGCCCGGTCTCGTCGAGCACTACCTCCGCGCCGATCATGGAATTCCGTTCGAGGACATGATGGATCGAATGCTGATCGCGCAATCGCTGGACTCGATCGCGTGTCTCGACGAGGGTGTGCTGCGTACGGTGGCGGACGCCAACATCGGCTCCATCATGGGAATCGGTTATCCCGCTTGGACCGGGGGGGTGCTCCAATTCGTCAACCAGTTCGACGGCGGTCTGGCCGGATTCGTCGATCGAGCCGACGAACTACGGGCACGCTACGGTGATCGCTTCATCGTGCCGTCCTCACTGCGCGCGCGCACCGAGCGGTACCTCTGA
- a CDS encoding TetR/AcrR family transcriptional regulator, translating to MPAVNTPKWSRLEPDERRTQILASAVRLFGDKPYAEVSMADVAESAGVARGLIHHYIGGKRDLYLESVRFLVTVPPIEAVNLPTGSLEERARGSVHWLVGVIETHGTAWVSMASGSGVDEQVAQILDEADDLAAERVLDATAFQGGRGDRILTTSAVRVFGGMVKAAGREWLIRGTLTRGQVERLLTDVLVTVLATAQSMATEDNREL from the coding sequence ATGCCCGCTGTGAACACACCCAAATGGAGTCGACTGGAACCAGACGAAAGACGGACGCAAATCCTGGCCAGCGCCGTTCGTTTGTTCGGCGACAAGCCGTATGCCGAAGTCTCGATGGCCGATGTCGCCGAGTCCGCGGGGGTTGCCCGCGGACTCATCCACCACTACATCGGTGGCAAGCGCGATCTGTACCTCGAGAGCGTGCGCTTCCTGGTCACCGTCCCGCCGATCGAGGCCGTGAACCTGCCGACAGGATCGCTCGAGGAACGTGCCAGAGGCAGCGTGCATTGGCTGGTGGGGGTCATCGAGACCCATGGCACGGCATGGGTGTCCATGGCGAGCGGTTCGGGTGTCGACGAGCAGGTCGCCCAGATCCTCGACGAAGCGGACGATCTCGCCGCCGAACGCGTGCTCGACGCCACGGCCTTCCAGGGAGGGCGTGGCGATCGCATCCTCACCACGTCGGCGGTGCGTGTGTTCGGTGGAATGGTCAAGGCCGCCGGCCGTGAATGGCTGATCCGTGGAACCCTGACCAGGGGGCAGGTCGAGAGATTGCTGACGGACGTCCTCGTCACCGTTCTCGCAACGGCGCAATCCATGGCCACTGAGGACAACCGAGAGCTATAG
- a CDS encoding long-chain fatty acid--CoA ligase, producing the protein MYLTQGLHRASVTTPHRAATVIGDRVRTFAEQIDRVARFAAGLHSIGVESGDRVAMLAFNSDRYSEYLLAVPWADAVLNPVNIRWSPVEVAYALNDSDTKVLLVDDTFAAMAPALRAACANLETIVHCGDGPTPEGMVSYENLVESNDPVSDARRSGDELAGLFYTGGTTGFPKGVMLSHTNLVTSGLGTVATGQLLDDASILLHAAPMFHLADLAAWVGQVMLGGTHVMVPFFEPTAVLEAIQKHSITDVLLVPTMIQLLVDHPSLSTFDTSSLSRVLYGGSPISAGVLERTQSRLPRARLTQAYGMTELAPVASLLWPEHHVGERIGSAGRAAPHSEIQILDPADRPVETGAVGEICVRGGHVMLGYWNKPAETAAAIRDGWMHTGDVGYLDDDGFLFVVDRLKDMIITGGENVYSAEVESALSLHPAILACAVIGVPDPEWGERVHACVVLTEGLSPSVEELREHTRSYVAGYKTPRTIEFVTALPMSGAGKIMKRELRTAHESKTGLEVSP; encoded by the coding sequence ATGTATCTCACTCAAGGCCTCCACCGAGCCTCAGTAACAACCCCGCACCGAGCCGCCACTGTTATCGGTGACCGGGTACGCACCTTTGCCGAGCAGATCGACCGCGTAGCTCGATTCGCCGCTGGACTGCACTCGATCGGCGTCGAGAGCGGCGACCGGGTGGCCATGTTGGCGTTCAACAGCGACCGCTACTCCGAATACCTACTGGCAGTGCCCTGGGCCGATGCCGTACTCAACCCGGTCAACATCCGCTGGTCACCCGTCGAGGTCGCCTACGCCCTCAACGATTCGGATACCAAGGTTCTCCTGGTCGATGACACTTTCGCGGCCATGGCACCTGCACTGCGCGCAGCATGTGCGAACCTCGAGACCATCGTCCATTGTGGCGACGGCCCCACACCTGAAGGCATGGTCTCGTACGAGAACCTCGTCGAGTCCAACGACCCCGTTTCCGATGCGCGACGCAGCGGAGATGAACTGGCCGGACTGTTCTACACCGGCGGCACCACTGGGTTCCCCAAGGGTGTAATGCTCTCGCACACCAACCTCGTCACCTCGGGTTTGGGGACTGTCGCCACTGGGCAATTGCTCGACGACGCCTCGATTCTTCTGCACGCCGCACCGATGTTCCACCTCGCCGACCTTGCGGCATGGGTAGGGCAGGTCATGCTCGGTGGAACGCACGTGATGGTTCCGTTCTTCGAGCCCACCGCCGTACTCGAAGCTATCCAAAAGCACTCCATCACAGACGTTTTGTTGGTGCCCACGATGATCCAGCTACTCGTCGACCACCCTTCGCTGAGCACCTTCGACACATCCTCGCTCAGCCGGGTGCTCTACGGTGGCTCCCCCATCTCGGCCGGAGTCCTCGAGCGCACTCAGTCTCGACTTCCGCGGGCCCGGCTCACCCAGGCCTACGGTATGACCGAGCTTGCTCCCGTTGCCTCCCTCCTGTGGCCCGAACATCATGTGGGGGAACGTATCGGATCGGCAGGCAGGGCAGCACCACACTCCGAAATTCAAATTCTCGATCCTGCCGATAGGCCCGTGGAAACCGGGGCAGTCGGCGAAATTTGCGTCCGCGGCGGACATGTCATGCTGGGCTACTGGAACAAACCTGCGGAGACAGCGGCCGCCATTCGTGACGGCTGGATGCACACCGGCGACGTAGGGTACCTCGACGACGATGGTTTCCTGTTCGTGGTGGATCGTCTGAAGGACATGATCATCACCGGTGGTGAGAACGTCTACAGTGCCGAAGTGGAAAGTGCGCTCAGCCTGCATCCCGCGATATTGGCTTGCGCGGTAATCGGCGTGCCGGATCCGGAGTGGGGCGAACGAGTCCATGCGTGCGTGGTTCTCACAGAGGGTCTTTCACCGTCCGTGGAGGAACTCCGCGAGCACACCCGAAGCTACGTCGCCGGTTACAAGACACCGCGCACCATCGAGTTCGTCACCGCGCTACCGATGAGCGGCGCAGGCAAGATCATGAAGCGTGAACTCCGTACTGCACACGAATCCAAGACCGGGCTCGAGGTCTCCCCGTGA
- a CDS encoding aldehyde dehydrogenase family protein, translated as MTRQTSTVQGSTVPTSKSTSFDSVSPIDDRHIGTFDKASAESVAAVVAEARRVELEWSSLPPRSRIRHLRAWRHEIWSRRTEFIDLIHRENGKPAEDALLEIVLTLEHIAWAEGHAPRLLRTRRVNPGLLLANYSARVDKVALGVVGVIGPWNYPLYAPNSAISSALAAGNCVVFKPSEYTPAVGARYVQAFHDANPTLPTGVLSLVTGFGDTGAALCRSGVDKIAFTGSTSTGSKIMTTCAETLTPVVMECGGKDPVIVAADADVAAAAEAVAWGAFTNGGQTCIGVERVYVERSVSDEFIAGLVEHARRIRPGGDASATYGPMTMPAQIEIVRGHLEDAAAAGGRALIGGLDSIGPRFIGPTVLVDTPEDCSAVREETFGPTVTVCEVDDLDEAIRRANDHRYALGASVFSRRRGQEIAVRLVCGQVTVNSVIAFAGMGSVPMGGVGASGFGRVHGDEGFAEFCRTRSRVSKMFDIPGFELVTLRRKRWVAQLIDRLLWIRHRA; from the coding sequence GTGACTCGGCAGACTTCGACTGTCCAGGGGTCGACTGTCCCTACATCGAAGTCGACCAGTTTCGATTCGGTCTCGCCGATCGATGACCGCCATATCGGCACCTTCGACAAGGCGTCGGCGGAGAGCGTAGCAGCAGTGGTCGCAGAGGCACGTCGCGTCGAGCTCGAGTGGTCTTCGCTCCCACCGAGGTCACGGATTCGTCATCTCAGGGCCTGGCGTCACGAAATATGGAGTCGAAGAACCGAATTCATCGATTTGATCCATCGGGAGAACGGGAAGCCTGCCGAGGACGCATTGCTCGAGATCGTGCTGACCCTCGAGCACATCGCATGGGCAGAGGGCCATGCACCGCGACTGCTACGGACTCGCCGCGTCAATCCCGGTCTGCTGTTGGCCAACTACTCTGCCCGGGTCGACAAGGTCGCGCTCGGAGTCGTCGGCGTCATCGGGCCGTGGAACTACCCACTGTATGCGCCGAACAGCGCCATCTCCTCGGCGCTGGCAGCAGGCAACTGCGTCGTGTTCAAACCGAGCGAGTACACCCCGGCTGTCGGGGCCAGATACGTTCAGGCATTTCACGACGCAAATCCGACGTTGCCCACCGGGGTACTCTCGCTGGTCACGGGATTCGGAGACACCGGTGCCGCGCTGTGCCGCAGCGGAGTCGACAAGATCGCGTTCACCGGTTCGACCAGCACCGGCTCGAAGATCATGACCACGTGCGCCGAGACGCTCACTCCGGTCGTCATGGAATGTGGCGGTAAGGATCCGGTGATCGTCGCCGCCGACGCCGATGTCGCGGCCGCCGCTGAGGCGGTCGCCTGGGGCGCATTCACCAATGGTGGCCAGACGTGTATCGGGGTCGAGCGCGTATACGTCGAGCGCAGCGTCTCCGACGAGTTCATCGCCGGACTCGTCGAGCATGCGCGCCGAATTCGACCGGGTGGCGACGCGTCCGCTACCTACGGGCCGATGACGATGCCCGCTCAAATCGAGATCGTGCGAGGACATCTCGAGGATGCCGCGGCAGCGGGGGGCCGGGCGTTGATCGGCGGGCTCGATTCGATCGGGCCGCGGTTCATCGGGCCGACCGTGTTGGTCGACACTCCCGAGGACTGCTCGGCAGTTCGTGAGGAGACATTCGGTCCCACCGTCACAGTCTGCGAAGTCGACGATCTCGACGAGGCGATCCGCCGCGCCAACGACCATCGATACGCGCTCGGAGCGTCGGTCTTCTCGCGCCGCCGCGGACAGGAGATTGCGGTCCGACTGGTATGCGGTCAGGTGACCGTGAACTCGGTGATCGCGTTTGCCGGAATGGGCTCGGTCCCGATGGGCGGCGTCGGTGCCAGCGGATTCGGCAGGGTGCACGGCGACGAAGGATTTGCAGAGTTCTGTCGAACCCGAAGTCGCGTGAGCAAGATGTTCGACATCCCCGGCTTCGAGTTGGTCACCCTGCGTCGCAAACGCTGGGTGGCGCAGTTGATCGACCGCCTGCTCTGGATCCGCCACCGCGCATGA